The genomic region TATTATTTTTATCTATTATAACGCTGTCAATGTTTTCCGATGAAGGGAAGGCATCTTCTAAAACAACATTTTTTCTGATATATGCAGGTTCGTTACAGAGTTTGTCCGTTTCTTCCATTGAAAGCGGTTGACTAAGTTCACGCAATGAATTCAGCATGTTTTCTCTTTTCACTGAGAAATCTTTTACAAGTTCTTTATTAATACTTGCACCGGAATCTGTAACAACCACAGTTTCTTTCTTAGACGGAAACAACTCATATTTATTGACCAGTTCACCGTCATCTTCAGTTTCAGATTTAATATCTTCAACTTTCGATGAGATTAATGTATGGATTACCGGACTTTCATTACCTACATCATTATTGTTTTTATTTTGTTTTTTATATGGGGCATTATCGTTCGGGGTAATACTGTCGTCATCTTCCAGTTTATGTCTTACCAACGGCAAATCATTAGCAGCAACACCAGTAGCAATAATACTTACCGATACATTTTCACCTAACGATTCGTCGGAAGTATAACCCATGAAAATATCAACCTGATGACCGGCCTCATCATAAACAAATGAGCAGATTTCATCAATTTCATCATGTGTAAGCTCGTTACTACCTGATGTAATATGTAATAATATTTTCTGTGAACCTTTGATGTCATTATCGTTCAGTAGCGGAGACTTAATAGCCTCTTTGATAACTCTTTCGGCACGATTTTCTCCTGAAGCTTCACCATATCCCATAATAGCAGTTTTGCTGTCTTTAAGAACGGTTTTAACATCTTCAAAATCTACATTAATATACCCCGGAAGAGTAATAATTTCGGCAATCCTTTTAGCAGCCGTCCACATTACTTGGTCGGCACTAGCCATAACCTGTCTGAATCCCATATTTCCGTATAATTCCCTTAATTTATTATTATTAATAATAATAAGAGAATCAACACATCTTCTTAGTTCTTCAATTCCGTTTGCAGCAAGCAATTGGCGTCTTCTTCCTTCAAACTCATAAGGAATAGTAACAATACCAACTGTTAAAATGTTATGTTGACGTGCAAGGTCGGCAATAACTGGAGCAGCACCGGTACCTGTTCCGCCGCCCATACCTGCAATAATAAATAACATTTTAGTATTCGGGACAATACTGTTAACAATCACGTCGGCTTTCTCAATAGCAGCCTCACGCGCTATTTCAGGAATAGAACCCGCACCTAAACCGGAATGCCCGATCTGTATCTTGTTTGTAATTGGGCTCAATTCCAAAGCCTGATTATCAGTGTTGCAAACAATAAAATCAACACCTGCAATTCCTTGATTATACATGTGGTTAACGGCATTTCCGCCACCACCACCTACACCGATTACTTTAATTATGGATGAGAGTTGAATCGGCAAATCGAAACCTAAATCAATATTCATTTTATTTTATTTTTAAATTATATATTATCTTTAATTATTTTATCAAAAAATCCGAAGAAACTATTGCCTTTGCCATTGTTGTTTTTATTACCTGCTTTTGTACCAGTAGTTTTTTCTTCAAGATTATCAAGTGCGAGCTTTACAAGTCCGACCGAAGTAGCATATATCGGGCTGTGTAATTCTTTATCGGAATGTGCGGAGAGATGTTCGTTCGGATAACCTATTCGTGTGTCCATCCCGGTAATGAACTCCGTAAGTTGAACAACATGGTTAAGCAATGAACCGCCGCCGGTAATTACTATTCCTGCTATTAATTTTTTCTGATAACCCGAACTTTTTATTTGAAGATAAACTTGTTCAAGAATTTCCTCCATTCGCGCTTGAATAATAGACGCTAAATTCTTCAGTTTAATTTCTTTCGGTTCCCTGCCGCGTAATCCGGGAATTGAAACAATATCATTTTTATGTTCAGTAGCTAAGGCAGAGCCGAATTTTATTTTCAAATCCTCGGCATATTTTTTTATTATTGTACACCCTTCTCTGATGTCTTCGGTAATAATTTCGCCGCCAAAAGGAATAACTGCAGTATGTCTCAAAACATTTTCCTGAAATATTGCAACATCGGTAGTACCGCCGCCGATATCTACAAGAACAACGCCGGCTTCTTTCTCTTCTTCACTTAGAACAGCCTCCGCAGAAGCAATAGGTTCCAAAGCTAACGACTTCAACTCCAAACCCGCTCTTTGAATACATTTGACAATATTTTTTACCGAAGTTGTTTGCGCAGTGATAATATGGAAATTAGATTCGATGGATTTTCCTGCCATGCCAACCGGATTAATAATTCCCGATTCACCGTCGACAGTATATTCCTGAGGAACTACATCAATAATTTCATCACCCGGATCAACGGCAATATTGCGCATACTTTCTGCCATCTTGCGAATATCTTCCGCACTGATTTCATCGTCGGCATTGGCTCTGATTGTCGAACCTCTATGCTGGATACTTTTGATAAACTGGCCTGCAATACCGACATGAACTTCCTTGATATCTACATCAGAATCATCTTCGGCTTTCTTCACGGCTTTTTTAATTGATTCTACGGTTTGGTCTATGTTAGCTACCACACCTCTCTTAACACCGACAGATTCAACTGTGCCATGACCTAAAACTTCGATCTTTCCTTCTTCGTCTTCTCTACCAACTACAACGGCAATTTTTGTTGTACCGATATCAAGACCTACTATTATCTCCGACTTTGCCATAATACTTATTTTTTTATTGCTACTATCTGATTTTTATAATTTAAATTCAATTCTCTATACGCTTCTACTTTTTCGCCGACAGCTTCAAGGAAATATCTAAGATTATCGGATTTTTCCTCCAAATCAACAATCTCTCCAATAGATACGGGTTGTTCTATATAATTTGTCGACAACAAATGACGTTTGTTTTTATCAATAAATATCGATTCTGTTATTGCTTTAAAAAATTTATCTTCTTCAATAAAGTTAATCAGCATATACGTTTCATCAGTAATATTACCGCTAACAATAATCAATTCTTCACCGTAATACGGCGATTTTATCAATTCTCCCCTATCGGTAAGAAACTTTATATCCGATTTTGAAAGATAAACTTTAGCAACCGGGTTTTTCTGAATAACTTCAATTAATAAAGCTCCCGTTACACCGCAGGAAATATACACAGTATCAACGGCTTCCAATCTATATAGTTTATCAAGAATCAACTGATGATCCAAAAGCTTAATATTTCTTCCTGTAAACTCATCAATTTCACCACTCAAGAATTCCATTAAGAGTGTATCAATCAGCATTAACCTGTTTTCCTGTGCAACAACTTCGAGCTTAACATCAGAAATATTTCTGTTATTATACTTATGTGAATAAATAAATAATACGACAATAACAAATACGGTAAATGCTATTGATAAAATCCTTATCATTATATTTTTAAACTTTGCCATATTTATTTATCAATTGATCATTAATAACCTTAACCATTTTATCTATATCGCCGGCACCAATCGTTACAAATATCTCAAAATCACTATTTCCAACAATCTCAGCAACCTGCGATTTATCAATGACTACTACATCTTCCGAAATCTTCTCCGCGAGAGCTTTAGAAGTAATTCCTTCTATCGAAAGTTCGCGTGCGGGATATATATCCAAAAGATAAAGTTTTTCAAAACGTGCTAATTCTTCTGCCAATTCATCCATAAAATCACGCGTACGCGAATAAAGATGCGGTTGAAAAAAAGCACATATCTTTTTTCCGGGAAAAACCTCATCCAAAGCATCTTTCAAACTTGCTATTTCTGTCGGATGATGAGCATAATCGTCAATATATACAATTCCATTATTTTCATATACGACGTCAAACCTTCTTACAACGCCTTGATAATTACGCATTGCATCTTCGATTTGCTTATCGGAAATATTCATTTTATGAGCCAGAACATATGCCGCACAGAAATTTGAAATATTATGTTTACCATAAACAGGTAATTTCTCAAACATAATTTGTTTTCCGTCGGCATTCATAATTATTTTAGCAGAATTCATTACGATCTTTGCCCGACTATTTTCATACTCATAAAACTCAACCTGATATTTTGCGCCGTCATTTATTCCAAAAGTTGTGTGTGCGTTGAAATATTGATTACAATTTTTATTTATGATTCTATTGTTTTCATCGGCATTTTCAAGAAATTCACGATACGATTCAATCATTGATTCGAAATTGTTATAAACATCAAGATGATCGGGATCGGCTGCATTGACAAGTGCAATATCCGGATTTAATTTCAAGAAAGAACGATCAAATTCATCCGCCTCAACTATTGCAATATCAGCATTCGGGGAATCTATTAAATTTCCTTTGATATTCTTACTGATACCGCCGATAAATGCGGTAACCGGAATATTATTGTAATTGAAAATGTGCGAAATCATTGAAGTAATTGTTGTCTTACCATGAGTTCCTGCTATTGCTATGCAATACTTTTCATCGGTAATTAATTGTAATACTTCCGACCTTTTCAAAACATTTTCAAAATTTTCTTTTGCAAATTGCAATTCTATACTATTATCAGGAATTGCAGGAGTGTAAATTACCAAGTCGGTATCATCAATAATATGATTTGTATTTTCTTCAAAATAAACATCAATCCCCAACTTAAAAAGTAAATCAGTGGTTATTGAAGGACATCTGTCGTAGCCGGCAACGTAACAATTACGGTTATGGAAATATTGCGCCAGAGCACTCATTCCTATCCCGCCGATGCCTATCAAATAAACCGATTTTATGTCTTTCAAATTAATCACTTCTATTTTAAATTTACATTATCAATAACTTCAACTATCCTATTTACAGAATCTGTAATTGCCAAGCTTTTTATATTCGTTTTTAATTTATTTAATTCTTCCTTATTATTTAAGAGATTTTCAATTGCAGGAAGAAGTTCATCACTAACCTTAGTATTTTCAACCAGAATCGCCGCATTTTTACTTACAAGCGACATTGCGTTTATCATCTGATGATTTTCGGCAGCAGTGGGCAAAGGCACTAATATTGACGGCAATCCGACCGCACAAAGTTCCGAAATAGCCAAAGCTCCTGCTCTGGATACAACTATGTCGGCAACTGAGTAAGCATAATCCATCTTCTTAATAAAATCATAACAAAAAACATTTTCAACTTTGTTTTTTTCTATTGCCGATTTTGCGGTTTCGTAAAATAAAGTACCGGTTTGCCAGATAAAATTCGCTTTAGACTTAGAAAGTAAATTTATATTGTTTGCGAGCGTTTCATTGATGGCTTTTGCGCCCTGACTTCCGCCGACGATAAGTACAACAGGCTTGTCGTCTTTTATATTAAAATATTCGAAAGCTACAGAGTCTTTTAGTTTGATATTAACAATTTCTTCTCTGATAGGATTTCCTGTTTTCACAATTTTATTTTTGGGAAAATATTTTTCCAGTCCGTCGTAAGCAACACAGATAGCTTTAGCTTTCTTCGCCATCATCTTATTTGTCTTACCCGGCAATGAATTTTGTTCTTGAATAACAATATTGATATTAAGCGATTTCGCGGCTTGAAGCACTGCACCGCTGGCATATCCGCCAACACCAATCACAACAGAAGGTTTAAATTGTTTCAGCAATTTCTTCGACTGAGAAACACATTTGATAAATTTAAACATCAGAGGAATATTACTCAAAACAGATTTACGATTCATTCCCGTAATATTCAGTCCGATAATATCATAACCGGCCTGAGGAACTTTTTCCATTTCCATTTTACCATTTGCACCAACAAATAGAATGTCGGCATCAGGATGTTTTGCTTTGATGCCGTTGGCAATGGCAATCGCCGGAAAGATATGTCCTCCGGTACCACCACCACTGATTATGTATTTATGCTTGCTCATGATAATTTATTATTTGAAGGTAAATTTCTTACGGCAACACTCTGAATGATTCCGGCAGCCAAACACATACTTAATAATGAGCTGCCGCCTTTACTTACAAAAGGCAATTGCTGTCCGGTTTCCGGCGCAATTCCTATACAAACTAAAATGTGAACTGCGGCCTGAAGCATTATTAATATTCCTAAACTGAATACCAAGTATTTTCCGAATAAATCGTTTGTAGATAAAACTACTTTGGCTATTCTCAACATAAGAGCAACGTAAACGAAGATTATGAACGTACCGAGTAAAATTCCGCCTTCTTCTACAAAAGCGCTGAAAACAAAATCGGACTCGATATTCATCAAAAATTCCTTCACCTTTCCGTCACCAAAGAACGTTCCGAACAAACCGCCTCTGCCGATGGCATTTGCCGGATCGTTAACTAATAATTCAAAATTAAATAAGCTTCTTATTCTTTGAAGCCAGGTAGCGGTTCTTCCGCCGAAAAACAAAGCATATATCAAAATAAATAATATTCCCGCACCCAGAATTGCCCAGATATATTGTTTTTTTATTGGTGTAATTAAAAGCAATAAGAAAACCGCCGCCATCATAATTAATGTTGACGATAAGCCTTGTCTTTCCAGACAAATTGCACCTACCACTCCAACGGGAAGAAGTATATATAAAATGAAATCTTTCCATGATGAATTGATTTCTTTTATCTTATCATTACATACAAAACATAAATATATCAACATAAAAGCTTTTGCAAACTCAACCGGCTGAATACTAACCGGCCCCAACCTCAACGTTCTTACAGCTTTTGCGGCACCAACTCCCAACGGCGTGTACAATAAAATAATAGACAACAGGGAAAATGCACAGGCAACCAACATAAAAACTTTGAAATTCTTACTTTGGTAATTGATATGTTCAAACCCGATGATTATTATTAATCCGAGAACAACAAAAACCAAATGCTCCAGCATTACTTTTCCTACCCCAACTGTTTTCGGATAAGTTGTAAGCACGCCGATGAATGATAATAAAAGTAATATTACCAATGCAGCATAAATTCCTTTGTCGCCTCTAATTAATTTAACCATGATTATACTTTGTTTACAGCTTTTTTAAATGAAATACCTTTCTCGTTAAAAGATTCATAATTATTATCGGGGCAAGCCGGCGACAATAAAATCACATCACCGCGAATACTATTGTCAAATGCTTTGAGTACAGAATCTTCCATAGAATTTCCAACAATAATTTTATCAACCAAACCTTGAAAATTATCTAAAATACTATCAATATTATCACCCATATAAACAATACATTTCACTTTATTTCTAACCAAATCAGACAATTTTGAATAATCACAATTCATATCATTTCCGCCGGTTATCCATATTACCGGTTTAATCATATCCTCCAATGCATACCAGGTAGAATTAATATTTTCCGCTTTTGCATCATCAACAAAATCAACATTCTGAATAGAAGCTACAAACTGCAAGCGATGATCTCTATTAAAATAATTTTGAAATGAATTTCTTAAGTTTTCATTTCTAATATCCACAATATTAGTAGTTACAGACGACGCTAATGAGTCGTGTACTTTCATTCTTCCTTGTTGAGCTAATTTTTCAAAATGCATAATAAATCTTTTCAATTATCTGATTTTTAAAGTAACAACAGTTAATACCGCTAACATAATTCCAATGATAAAAAATCTCATCACAATTTTTTGTTCTGGATATTTTTTTTGTTGGAAATGATGATGTATAGGCGACATTAGGAAAACCCTCCGACCTGTGCCGAAACGTTTTTTAGTATATTTAAACCATGTGGTCTGAATAATCACAGAAAGTCCCTCTATTAGAAAGATACCGCAAAGCAAGGGCAAAAGAAGTTCTTTTCTGACAAGAATAGCGAAAACCGCTATTGTTCCGCCAATGGAAAGACTTCCTGTATCGCCCATGAATACTTGAGCCGGATGAGTGTTATACCAGAGGAAACCTATACACGCCCCGACAAAGGCCGCAATAAAGATCGTCAGCTCGCCGACTTGCGGAATCATCATTATATTCAAATAATCGGCAAAAACCGCATTACCTGAAACCCAGGCAAAAATACCGAGTGTAGCGCCGATAATAGCCGATGTTCCTGTTGCCAAGCCGTCTATTCCGTCCGTCAGATTTGCACAATTGGAAACAGCAACAACAATGAGAATCACAATCGGAATAAAAATTATCCACGCCCATTTATACCTGCTGTCTTTATCAACAAACCACAATATATTTTCATAATCAAGTTCATTATTTTTTATAAAAGGAATTGTTGTTGTAATTTCCTTCTTAGGTTCGGAAAACGAATAAGTTTTGGAACTGCTTTCAACGCCTGTGGAATCAATTTTAGTAATAACTTCGGAATTAGCAACAACATGTTCCTTGACAACTATATCGGGATGACAATAAACAACAACTCCAACAAAAACACCTAACAATACTTGTCCGAAAACTTTAAATCTTCCGGCTAAGCCTTTTTTATCCTTTCTGAAAACTTTTATATAATCGTCAAGAAAACCGATAATACCTAACCAAATAATAGTAACCAACATTACAATAATATAAATATTTTCGAGTTTTGCAAAAAGCAGGACGGGAACAACAGTTGCAAGTATAATTATTAATCCTCCCATTGTTGGTGTTCCTTCTTTTTCTTTTTGTCCGGGAAGATTAAGATCTCTAACAGTTTCGCCGACTTGTTTTCTTCTAAGGAAATTTATAATATATTTTCCGAAGATCATGGAAATGATTAAAGACGTAATTACCGCTGCACCAGCTCTGAATGAGATGTATTCAAACACACCGGCACCCGGAAAATCGAAAACTCTGTCTAAGTATTTGGCTAAATAATAAAGCATACTAATTTAATATTTCATTAATAATTTCCACATCATCAAAATGATGTTTTACTCCATTAATTTCTTGATAATTTTCATGGCCTTTACCGGCAACAATTAAAATATCTTCTTTATTCATCATACGAACCGCCGACTCAATCGCTTCTTTTCTATCGGTAATCGTAATTACTTTCTTACTATTTTCTAATTTCACTCCGGATAAAATATCCTTAATAATTTCCTTAGGATTTTCTGTACGCGGATTATCAGATGTTATTATTGCAATATCAGCGTATTGAGAAACAATATCTCCCATAATCGGGCGTTTGCTTTTATCTCTGTCTCCACCGGCACCGAAAACACAGATTATTCTTTCCAAGTTTGGTAAACCTGTAACCGAAGTCAAAATATTTTGTAATGCATCCGGCGTATGAGCGTAATCAACAATTATAGATTTGTTTTCTTTGTTCGGAATTAATTGAAATCTTCCCTTAGCACCTGAAATATTGCTTATTGCAGCTCTCAATTCATCTTCAACAACACCGCAGAGAATGGCTACGGCATACGCTGCTAAATAATTATACACATTAAACTTAGCAGGTAAAGGAAAGAAAACTTCTTTGCCATTAATAATAACATCGCTACCTTCACTATGCATCTCAATAATCTTCGCATGGAAATCGGCAATATTATTTATTCCGTAAGTATAAACTTTGGCTTTGGTATTTTCAACCATCGTCAAACCGTTCTTATCATCAATATTTGTCAGAGCAAAAGCATCTGAAGGTAAAATATTGAAGAACATTTTTTTTGCGGCAATATAATTCACAAAAGTTTTGTGATAATCGAGATGATCATGAGTAATATTTGTGAATATGCCGCCTTTGAATCTTAATCCGCTGATTCTTTGTTGATGTGCGGCATGTGAACTTACTTCCATAAAACAATATTCACAACCTTGATCCGCCATTTTAGCCAGATTTTCATTTAAGCTGATCGGATCAGGCGTTGTGTGGGTTGCTTCAAATTCCTTTTCACCTATTTTAATACATACCGTAGAAATCAATCCGCAATAATAACCCAAATACGTGAAAAGATTATATAATAAGGTAGCTGTAGTAGTTTTTCCGTTTGTACCCGTAATACCTATTAAATTAATTTTTTCCGAAGGATTATCGTAAAAGTTTGAAGCAATGATTCCTGCTGCTTTTGCACTGTCATTCACACGGATATAGCAAGCTTTTTCACTTATAATTTCCGGTAATTCTTCACAAACAATAACTTTAGCACCCGACTCTATTGCCTTATCTATATAATGATGCCCGTTAGTATTATAACCGTTAATAGAGATGAACATTGAATCTTCAATAGCTTTTCTTGAGTCGATATATACCGATGATATAATGGTCGGCATATTGCCGATCATTTCTCTTATCTTAATATTTTTCAATATCTTACTCATTATTATTCAAGTTTGCTATTTTACTCCACACAGTTGAAGTAGAATTATCAATTATTATTCTTTCAAAAAACCTGTTATCTGTTGCGGCAATTTTATCTGCAATTTCACGAGCAACCGGAGCTGCAACAGTAGAAGCATAATATCCGCCTTGCGGTTCACTGATTAACACATAAATTGTGTACATTGGATTTTCCGAAGGGAAAAATCCGGCAAAACTTGCATTATATCCGGTTTTTTGATTTCCGACATTATATTGTGCCGTACCTGTTTTCCCGGCAAAATTATAATGAGCTGTTTTGAATGCGAACTTCCCTGTTCCTTCATGAGCAGCCTCAGTTAATATTTCACGCGCTTTTTCAGCAACTTCAGGTGAGCAAATGGTATCAACAATAGTTGTTGGAAATCTTTCGGCTTTATATGATTTATTTTCCGAAATACCAGTAACAAGTCTGGGTTTCATATAAACTCCTTTATTTGCAATTGCATTATAAAATGTTGCCATTTGCAAAGGTGTTATTTCAACTTCGTAACCATAAGCAATTTGAACTAAACTAACTTTCCACCATTCTTTATGCCTTATTGTAGTTTTAGTATCTTTAAGGAAAGCTTTACCCTCACCCTCGATCTCAATTCCGGTTATTTCACCAATATGCAACTTTCTAAGTCCGTCTATAAATTTTTGTTGATTTTTTTCATAAAGATCCCAAATAATCATACAAGTTCCGATATTCGATGATTCGGAAAAGATTTCGGCAGGAGTTTCAAAAGCATTAGCCGGTTTATGAGAATCTACAATAACTCTCGGACCTACTTTCTTTCTGTCAGAGGTTCCGAGTTCATATTTTTTATTCCAGTCTAAAAGTCCATCATTCATTGCAACCAAATAAGAAGCTAATTTGAATACAGAACCCGGTTCGTAGACATGTTTAACAGCAATGTTTTCGGAATGCAGATAAGCATCTCCGCTTTTTACCAAACTAACCATAGCTTTTATATCGCCTGTTGCAACATCCATTACGATAACACATCCTCGTTTTCCTTGACTTTTTTTCATTTGCTTCAGCAAAGCCGAATAAGCAAATTCGGATATTTCATAATTAAGCGTCGATTGAATATTCCTTCCGTCAGCAGGAATAAAATCTTCTCCTATTTTCACCGGTTTATAACTCCTTGCCGTTCTTACAATTTCGAACTCCTTAACATCACCCATTAATTCCTTTCTATAAGTATAAACAAGTCCTTGTTTACGAATCGTATCACCGAAATCATCCTGTCCCAAAGTTCTTCCCGTAACACTTTTATTGAGAAAATCAACTCTGAAACTTTCTTCCATAAGAAATCCGCCCGAAAACTGCGGTAAATTAAAAAACGGAAAAGTTCTCATCA from Bacteroidales bacterium harbors:
- the ftsZ gene encoding cell division protein FtsZ encodes the protein MNIDLGFDLPIQLSSIIKVIGVGGGGGNAVNHMYNQGIAGVDFIVCNTDNQALELSPITNKIQIGHSGLGAGSIPEIAREAAIEKADVIVNSIVPNTKMLFIIAGMGGGTGTGAAPVIADLARQHNILTVGIVTIPYEFEGRRRQLLAANGIEELRRCVDSLIIINNNKLRELYGNMGFRQVMASADQVMWTAAKRIAEIITLPGYINVDFEDVKTVLKDSKTAIMGYGEASGENRAERVIKEAIKSPLLNDNDIKGSQKILLHITSGSNELTHDEIDEICSFVYDEAGHQVDIFMGYTSDESLGENVSVSIIATGVAANDLPLVRHKLEDDDSITPNDNAPYKKQNKNNNDVGNESPVIHTLISSKVEDIKSETEDDGELVNKYELFPSKKETVVVTDSGASINKELVKDFSVKRENMLNSLRELSQPLSMEETDKLCNEPAYIRKNVVLEDAFPSSENIDSVIIDKNNNVVSSNGNRFLNPMVD
- the ftsA gene encoding cell division protein FtsA, which produces MAKSEIIVGLDIGTTKIAVVVGREDEEGKIEVLGHGTVESVGVKRGVVANIDQTVESIKKAVKKAEDDSDVDIKEVHVGIAGQFIKSIQHRGSTIRANADDEISAEDIRKMAESMRNIAVDPGDEIIDVVPQEYTVDGESGIINPVGMAGKSIESNFHIITAQTTSVKNIVKCIQRAGLELKSLALEPIASAEAVLSEEEKEAGVVLVDIGGGTTDVAIFQENVLRHTAVIPFGGEIITEDIREGCTIIKKYAEDLKIKFGSALATEHKNDIVSIPGLRGREPKEIKLKNLASIIQARMEEILEQVYLQIKSSGYQKKLIAGIVITGGGSLLNHVVQLTEFITGMDTRIGYPNEHLSAHSDKELHSPIYATSVGLVKLALDNLEEKTTGTKAGNKNNNGKGNSFFGFFDKIIKDNI
- the murC gene encoding UDP-N-acetylmuramate--L-alanine ligase — translated: MKDIKSVYLIGIGGIGMSALAQYFHNRNCYVAGYDRCPSITTDLLFKLGIDVYFEENTNHIIDDTDLVIYTPAIPDNSIELQFAKENFENVLKRSEVLQLITDEKYCIAIAGTHGKTTITSMISHIFNYNNIPVTAFIGGISKNIKGNLIDSPNADIAIVEADEFDRSFLKLNPDIALVNAADPDHLDVYNNFESMIESYREFLENADENNRIINKNCNQYFNAHTTFGINDGAKYQVEFYEYENSRAKIVMNSAKIIMNADGKQIMFEKLPVYGKHNISNFCAAYVLAHKMNISDKQIEDAMRNYQGVVRRFDVVYENNGIVYIDDYAHHPTEIASLKDALDEVFPGKKICAFFQPHLYSRTRDFMDELAEELARFEKLYLLDIYPARELSIEGITSKALAEKISEDVVVIDKSQVAEIVGNSDFEIFVTIGAGDIDKMVKVINDQLINKYGKV
- the murG gene encoding undecaprenyldiphospho-muramoylpentapeptide beta-N-acetylglucosaminyltransferase, which produces MSKHKYIISGGGTGGHIFPAIAIANGIKAKHPDADILFVGANGKMEMEKVPQAGYDIIGLNITGMNRKSVLSNIPLMFKFIKCVSQSKKLLKQFKPSVVIGVGGYASGAVLQAAKSLNINIVIQEQNSLPGKTNKMMAKKAKAICVAYDGLEKYFPKNKIVKTGNPIREEIVNIKLKDSVAFEYFNIKDDKPVVLIVGGSQGAKAINETLANNINLLSKSKANFIWQTGTLFYETAKSAIEKNKVENVFCYDFIKKMDYAYSVADIVVSRAGALAISELCAVGLPSILVPLPTAAENHQMINAMSLVSKNAAILVENTKVSDELLPAIENLLNNKEELNKLKTNIKSLAITDSVNRIVEVIDNVNLK
- a CDS encoding FtsW/RodA/SpoVE family cell cycle protein produces the protein MVKLIRGDKGIYAALVILLLLSFIGVLTTYPKTVGVGKVMLEHLVFVVLGLIIIIGFEHINYQSKNFKVFMLVACAFSLLSIILLYTPLGVGAAKAVRTLRLGPVSIQPVEFAKAFMLIYLCFVCNDKIKEINSSWKDFILYILLPVGVVGAICLERQGLSSTLIMMAAVFLLLLITPIKKQYIWAILGAGILFILIYALFFGGRTATWLQRIRSLFNFELLVNDPANAIGRGGLFGTFFGDGKVKEFLMNIESDFVFSAFVEEGGILLGTFIIFVYVALMLRIAKVVLSTNDLFGKYLVFSLGILIMLQAAVHILVCIGIAPETGQQLPFVSKGGSSLLSMCLAAGIIQSVAVRNLPSNNKLS
- the mraY gene encoding phospho-N-acetylmuramoyl-pentapeptide-transferase; its protein translation is MLYYLAKYLDRVFDFPGAGVFEYISFRAGAAVITSLIISMIFGKYIINFLRRKQVGETVRDLNLPGQKEKEGTPTMGGLIIILATVVPVLLFAKLENIYIIVMLVTIIWLGIIGFLDDYIKVFRKDKKGLAGRFKVFGQVLLGVFVGVVVYCHPDIVVKEHVVANSEVITKIDSTGVESSSKTYSFSEPKKEITTTIPFIKNNELDYENILWFVDKDSRYKWAWIIFIPIVILIVVAVSNCANLTDGIDGLATGTSAIIGATLGIFAWVSGNAVFADYLNIMMIPQVGELTIFIAAFVGACIGFLWYNTHPAQVFMGDTGSLSIGGTIAVFAILVRKELLLPLLCGIFLIEGLSVIIQTTWFKYTKKRFGTGRRVFLMSPIHHHFQQKKYPEQKIVMRFFIIGIMLAVLTVVTLKIR
- a CDS encoding UDP-N-acetylmuramoyl-L-alanyl-D-glutamate--2,6-diaminopimelate ligase, whose amino-acid sequence is MIMSKILKNIKIREMIGNMPTIISSVYIDSRKAIEDSMFISINGYNTNGHHYIDKAIESGAKVIVCEELPEIISEKACYIRVNDSAKAAGIIASNFYDNPSEKINLIGITGTNGKTTTATLLYNLFTYLGYYCGLISTVCIKIGEKEFEATHTTPDPISLNENLAKMADQGCEYCFMEVSSHAAHQQRISGLRFKGGIFTNITHDHLDYHKTFVNYIAAKKMFFNILPSDAFALTNIDDKNGLTMVENTKAKVYTYGINNIADFHAKIIEMHSEGSDVIINGKEVFFPLPAKFNVYNYLAAYAVAILCGVVEDELRAAISNISGAKGRFQLIPNKENKSIIVDYAHTPDALQNILTSVTGLPNLERIICVFGAGGDRDKSKRPIMGDIVSQYADIAIITSDNPRTENPKEIIKDILSGVKLENSKKVITITDRKEAIESAVRMMNKEDILIVAGKGHENYQEINGVKHHFDDVEIINEILN